The window ATCACGGTGCCCAGGCGCTCGGGCGCGATGGACGCGTCCTCGCCCGCCGGGGCGGTGTAGCCGGCGTCGGCCCACGCCTCGCGGGCCGCGATGACGGCGAACTGCGCCGAGCGGTCCAGCTTGCGGGCCAGCGGTCGGGCCAGGACCTCGCTGGGGTCCACGGCGGCCGGGGCGGCGATGCGTACCGGGAGTTCGGCGAAGCGCTCACCCTCGAGGGGCTTTACGCCGGAACGGCCGGCAAGCAGACCTTCCCAGGTCGAAGCGCTGTCGCCACCCAGCGGAGTGGTTGCGCCGATACCGGTGACGACCACGGTGCGATTGGTCGGGCTCACAGGAATTCTTTCTCCACGTCTCAGGGGGTGCTGAATTGTCACGGCGCCACCGCCAGGTGGCGACAAACGCTCGTCAGGCTCAGGCCTGGTGCTTGAGGATGTAGTCCGCGGCGTCGCCGACCGTCTTGAGGTTCTTGACGTCCTCGTCCGGGATCTTGACGTCGAAGCGCTCTTCGGCGGCGACGACGACCTCGACCATGGACAGGGAGTCGACGTCGAGGTCGTCGGTGAACGACTTCTCGATCTGGACGTCCTCGGTCGGGATACCGGCGATCTCGTTGACGATCTCCGCGAGACCCTCGACGATCTCTTCCTGCGTGGCGGCCATGTGGCGCTCCTTCTCTGGGTAACGGGGTGGTGCGGACCGGGATGTGGATCCAGGCCCTAGGGGAGGGTAACGACCGTCGCGGCGTAGACGAGTCCCGCCCCGAAGCCGATGACGAGCGCGGTGTCGCCGCTCTTCGCCGCTCCGGTCGCCAGGAGCCGCTCCATAGCGAGCGGGATCGAGGCGGCCGAGGTGTTGCCGGTGGTCTCCACGTCCCGGGCGACCGTGACGTGTTCCGGCAGCTTCAGAGTCTTCACCATCGAGTCGATGATCCGCATGTTTGCCTGGTGCGGAATGAAGACGTCCAGGTCGTCCGCGGTGATCCCGGCGGCGTCGAGCGCCTGCTGGGCCACCTTGGCCATCTCGAAGACGGCCCAGCGGAAGACCGCCTGGCCCTCCTGCGTGATGGCCGGGAACTTCTCGCCGCCGCTCTTGCCGAGGTACTCGTCCCACGGCACGGTCTGCTTGATCGTGTCGGACTTGTCGCCCTCCGAACCCCACACCGTGGGGCCGATGGCCGGCTCGTCCGAGGGGCCGACGACCACGGCGCCGGCGCCGTCGCCGAACAGGAAGGCCGTCGCGCGGTCCTCCAGGTCCGTCAGGTCCGAGAGCCGCTCCACGCCGATGACGAGGACGTACTGCGCCGAACCCTCCACGACCATGCCCTTGGCCAGGGTCAGACCGTAGCCGAAGCCGGCACAGCCCGCGGAGATGTCGAAGGCGGCGGGCTTGACCGCGCCGATCCGGTGCGCGATCTCGGTCGCGACGGCCGGGGTCTGCTTGAAGTGCGAGACCGTCGAGACGATCACGGCACCGATCTGCTCCGGGCCGACACCGGCATCCGCGAGCGCCTTCCCCGAGGCCTCCACCGACATCGCGGCGACGGTCTCCTGGGGCGAGGCCCAGTGACGGGTCGCGATGCCGGAGCGGGAACGGATCCACTCGTCGGACGAGTCGATGGTCTCGAGGATGACCTCGTTGGGCACCACGCGGATCGGACGGTAGCCGCCGACGCCGAGGATGCGGGCGTACGGGGAGCCCTTGGACGGC of the Streptomyces sp. NBC_01294 genome contains:
- a CDS encoding acyl carrier protein; the encoded protein is MAATQEEIVEGLAEIVNEIAGIPTEDVQIEKSFTDDLDVDSLSMVEVVVAAEERFDVKIPDEDVKNLKTVGDAADYILKHQA
- a CDS encoding ketoacyl-ACP synthase III, producing the protein MSKIKPSKGSPYARILGVGGYRPIRVVPNEVILETIDSSDEWIRSRSGIATRHWASPQETVAAMSVEASGKALADAGVGPEQIGAVIVSTVSHFKQTPAVATEIAHRIGAVKPAAFDISAGCAGFGYGLTLAKGMVVEGSAQYVLVIGVERLSDLTDLEDRATAFLFGDGAGAVVVGPSDEPAIGPTVWGSEGDKSDTIKQTVPWDEYLGKSGGEKFPAITQEGQAVFRWAVFEMAKVAQQALDAAGITADDLDVFIPHQANMRIIDSMVKTLKLPEHVTVARDVETTGNTSAASIPLAMERLLATGAAKSGDTALVIGFGAGLVYAATVVTLP